A genomic region of Streptomyces rimosus contains the following coding sequences:
- a CDS encoding glycosyltransferase 87 family protein, translating into MTRAGNRPPWDAVRALAPPVAVWAATRAVLLLCVFKVLVLPGPDVTSDVAGIYHGWYEVLKSGSFPQDDVTWQYPPAAALAVLSPGLLPFLDYASAFFLLAGAADAAAFALFLYAGRRPGKRLTGAWVWTAGVALLGPTAYSRYDLMVTAVAVAALFAAASRPRLSGALLAFGALLKVWPVLLLTGAPLRGVRARKLWGAAAVGALTLALLLVAWAPGGLAFLTFQRDRGTEVESLGALVFHLARQFGWDGEVLLNYGSVEFVGPYVPLVSSLALVLTAVAFGWLLLWRLRAREFTSATLADAAFTAVLLFVTTSRVISPQYMIWLVGTAAVCMTLRASRMALPAFLVLLAAGATLLEFPVGFADVVTSQGPGVVMLTVRDALLVAASLTACRRLWRSTATGPRRRRAGVARPRAAGTGHGPDAEPEPGTRRGPDAEPEPGTVATSRTEAASPGFALSVSPAARPRTPATAG; encoded by the coding sequence ATGACCAGGGCCGGCAACCGGCCCCCGTGGGACGCCGTGCGCGCCCTGGCGCCGCCGGTGGCGGTGTGGGCCGCGACCCGGGCGGTGCTCCTGCTGTGCGTGTTCAAGGTGCTGGTGCTGCCGGGGCCGGACGTGACCAGTGACGTCGCGGGCATCTACCACGGCTGGTACGAGGTCCTGAAGTCCGGCAGCTTCCCGCAGGACGACGTGACCTGGCAGTATCCGCCGGCCGCCGCGCTCGCCGTGCTCTCCCCCGGCCTGCTGCCCTTCCTGGACTACGCCTCGGCCTTCTTTCTGCTGGCCGGTGCCGCCGACGCGGCCGCCTTCGCGCTGTTCCTGTACGCGGGCCGGCGGCCGGGCAAACGTCTCACCGGCGCCTGGGTGTGGACCGCGGGCGTCGCCCTGCTGGGCCCGACCGCGTACTCCCGGTACGACCTGATGGTCACGGCCGTGGCCGTCGCCGCGCTGTTCGCCGCCGCCAGTCGGCCGCGCCTCTCCGGCGCGCTGCTGGCCTTCGGCGCGCTGCTGAAGGTCTGGCCGGTGCTGCTGCTGACCGGCGCTCCCCTGCGAGGCGTCCGGGCCCGCAAGTTGTGGGGCGCGGCGGCCGTCGGCGCGCTGACGCTGGCGCTGCTGCTCGTCGCGTGGGCCCCTGGCGGGCTGGCGTTCCTCACTTTCCAGCGCGACCGGGGTACGGAAGTGGAGTCGCTGGGCGCGCTCGTCTTCCATCTCGCCCGGCAGTTCGGCTGGGATGGCGAGGTGCTGCTGAACTACGGCTCGGTGGAGTTCGTCGGCCCGTACGTACCGCTGGTCAGCTCCCTGGCGCTGGTCCTGACCGCGGTGGCTTTCGGCTGGCTGCTGCTGTGGCGGCTGCGCGCGCGGGAATTCACCTCCGCCACGCTCGCCGACGCCGCCTTCACCGCCGTCCTCCTCTTCGTCACCACCAGCCGGGTCATCAGCCCGCAGTACATGATCTGGCTGGTCGGTACGGCAGCCGTGTGCATGACGCTGCGGGCGAGCCGGATGGCGCTGCCCGCGTTCCTGGTGCTGCTGGCGGCCGGGGCGACGCTGCTGGAATTCCCCGTCGGGTTCGCGGACGTGGTGACCAGTCAGGGGCCCGGCGTCGTCATGCTGACCGTACGCGATGCCCTGCTGGTGGCCGCCTCTCTGACTGCCTGCCGCAGGCTGTGGCGCTCTACGGCCACCGGGCCACGGCGGCGGCGCGCGGGCGTCGCCCGTCCGCGGGCCGCCGGAACCGGGCACGGGCCGGACGCCGAACCGGAGCCCGGAACCCGGCGCGGGCCCGATGCCGAACCGGAGCCCGGCACCGTCGCCACCTCCCGTACGGAAGCGGCCTCACCAGGGTTCGCGCTGTCCGTCAGCCCAGCTGCTCGGCCACGTACGCCCGCCACCGCCGGGTGA